In Halobacillus litoralis, one DNA window encodes the following:
- a CDS encoding antirestriction protein ArdA — translation MTTATAENMVWIGNLGKYNEGELVGEWFDFPLSMDIIAQEIGLDAEYEEFFIGDYEGLLADFNFGEYASIEELNEVVEQLDSLDEIQAEAVTEIMSLGIAQEIEEAVNIAEDDLIVYHDCKDMGDVAHQYMEETGQLDEMGELASRYFNFDALGRDMDIEGTFFELEGEVYVQVLC, via the coding sequence ATGACAACAGCAACAGCAGAAAACATGGTATGGATAGGCAACTTAGGCAAGTATAACGAGGGCGAGCTTGTAGGGGAATGGTTTGACTTTCCACTAAGTATGGATATTATCGCTCAAGAAATTGGCTTAGATGCAGAGTACGAAGAGTTTTTCATTGGCGACTATGAGGGACTTTTGGCAGACTTCAATTTTGGAGAGTATGCCAGCATTGAAGAATTGAATGAGGTTGTAGAACAGCTAGACAGCTTGGATGAGATTCAAGCAGAGGCAGTGACAGAGATTATGAGCTTGGGGATCGCTCAAGAAATAGAAGAAGCTGTAAACATTGCAGAAGATGACTTGATAGTTTATCACGATTGCAAAGATATGGGCGATGTAGCACACCAATACATGGAAGAGACTGGACAACTTGACGAAATGGGCGAGCTTGCCAGCAGATACTTTAATTTCGATGCGCTGGGCAGAGATATGGACATTGAAGGCACTTTCTTTGAATTGGAGGGCGAAGTTTATGTTCAGGTACTTTGCTAG